gaagctgctgttttttttcttcttcttcggttgACAGAGCGAGAAGGACGGAGCCTTTTATGGCTTTGACAGGGACGCGCAGAGGATCTGGGACATATCCGGTTGGATATTCCTCTTTCGTAGGAATCATGCTCAGAATCTTCCGTTGCGGTAGCCTGCGAGTCATGCCGTGTGCTTTCTTTAACTAGGAGGAGAGGAATATCTTGGAGTTTTGCCTCGATCTTCTGCGTCCCTCCCTAAAAATTGTGTTATTCAATGCAGCAGTAGGCGGTGGTTTTGTTCACCCGTCGGGCAACATTGTCGATTTGCTATTTGTTGCTTCACTGTGTCGGTGATTTTATATTAATAGAAAGATATGGATTATGAATACATTTATTAAAATAGTGTTATTggctaaaaaaatatgtatgttGTTGTAACACACCTCATAACGGCTCCAGAAGTGCATGTCACCGTATTATGCTACCAAAATGTACTCTGATGCTCAATCatatattttgagaaaaaataacAATATTCACGGGGTATGAATAATGGGGCACAAAATATAATAAGTGATAACTTGGTGATTTCACCAAAATTTCTGAAATTAGTGGGCTCGAGGCTAAGGAAGCAGGAGGAAGAGTGATGATTGATAGGCAAATAATGGTTCGAGATCTTGACTGGAAGCTTTGTCGTGCTCACGGTTTAttttaccgaccggagctcagttaccgagctccggcggtaaccgaaaattcacggttaccgcggtaaccggtcgaaaattcaaaaaattcggaTAAAATTTCTTTagcaaattttgaaatttggaaaaaaaaatcgcgattttagctgtttggtaaaactctaaataaagtgaaataaattttaaagatcctcttaaaatacattttacacaagaaaaatatgtgtttttatgttaaacttttccttaacatgagttaataattgagccgcacgtttcaatttttttcattttttcaaacttcctccgtatagaatatgatgcaaacgacattatttttgaaaaaaaaattcacagaaggtcttataattgtgtctagtttttttagactttttttttgaatttttttatttttcaaattttttgaatttaaattcggttaccgttcagtttctgaaaccgaaccggatCAAGAAGGtcggttatcgcgatttttgagcggttactgTCGATTTTTTAACCCTGGTCGTGCTCCGGTTAAAAGATTCTCCTCCGATACAACATTTTGACAAAAAGAAGGACCACTTTTTCAATTTAATGGCACATTGCAGTCGTATTGACATCTCTCCTTGATATATTTGTCATCGGACGTGTTACGTGTCGGTCCACAAATACAAGTATAATTCAAACTCCTAAGCACAAAATTATGGATGCTGTAGCGAAAATAAttctattagactatgattataattttaatgattaataataatatagttattagaattaatatatttattaagaatatatattagtagatcttataaatgcaatacataaaaaagcCATTGAAACCGCGATAAAATTTGGTCTAATTAGAGAAGTTATAGgagaattgttctcaccggatggtccagtgtacTGAAGGAAGTACTCAGCGGAGCATATTCAGCAAAGGAGAAAGACAttatcggatagtccggtgttgaggCTCGAGTactcaccggagtgtttctgctTAGAATGCAAAATGGAATAacccactggatggtctggtgatcagaggagcatacacaccagagcatttctaacAAGATTGTAGCcattgaagattgaagatcaactcaccagatagtccggtgatcacagatATAGTTGCGTCAgagcatttctagggaaaacaagagaaggtttaactcaccggatggtccggtatgaATGGGATGCACACTAAagcattttatacagagaggctGAAAGGACACGGATTGGCTCACGATAACTCAcaagatagtccgatgatgaagataaaATATACATCGGAGTGTCTAGTGTTCACATTGACTTTGAGTGagagtccaacggctagtttctattagtatacacaccggatggtccggtgtttgtaaCACTGTTGtcactggatcattcggtgttaacagtaaagttgagccgttggagcaacggctagttgacGGGTTTAATGTTATAAATACATCTCCACTCGATTATTTGAATATGCTAGAATCCAGAGAAACACAAAAACACTTGAAAAGACATACAAGCCACCAAATtgttaaagtgatcatccaaggaattaagaacaagattagtgagtgattagtgcttataggactagagagagagtgttactaggtgattgttgtctagagagtggatcaaaaaagtgatcctaacttgtgcCAAGTGATACACCGGTGCCTTAGAgacttggtgactcgccagcaacTTGAGTTGTGAGGAATGATGATGTCATAAGAgaagggtgaattaggacacttagaaatctaaatcaaattggctcgaaaaacttcacaagataaactatcttaatttttatctaaacatgctataggtttatctaatgtgtctactctatcattTAAAAGGAGTATAACCTACTCTAACGagttaaattgcaagtatgtaaatataaaaatgtaaataatgtagaaagacaaactcggcataagagatttttatcctgtgatatCGATAACATAAATATCACTCTTAATTCACGTTgaagcttcacaaaggatattcTTACTGTCGGCACAGAAATAACCCTTCTTGCACAGGACCGTCGTAAGTTCACCGTGTAAACCTCGGCGTGCCGCTACCATTTTCGGCTCAAACCAATCCACGCGGCCACGACCCACCACCACCCGCTCcatcctccctcttcctctcgcTCTCCCTCTCCCGGCCCGTCCTGACCTCCCTCCCTGTCCCCGTCTCCCACCCCTGAGAGGCTTTCCGCCAGCGAGCGAGAGCGAGAGCGAGGAATAAACTCGCGTCGCGCTCGCGCACACCGCAGCTACAATATCCTCCCCGCGAATATTCGCCGCTTCCCCCCTCGCCTCCCCGCATAtcctcctcgccctcctccctttcctctccccGCTATTTCACCACCACCGCCGCGAGGATCACCGCGGCGCAATCCAAACCCAAGCGACTCATCGGAGACTGAGACTTCTCCCCCCTTCTTTTCCCGCGAGGCGGCAGTGGCGTGGCGATGAAGTTCGGCAAGAGCCTGAGCGGGCAGATCGTGGAGACGCTGCCGGAGTGGCGCGACAAGTTCCTGTCCTACAAGGACCTCAAGAAGCGCCTCAAGCTCATCGGCGCCGGCGGACGGGCCGAACGGCAGCCCAAGCGGGCCCGCCGCGATGACGCCGGGGAGGCCGATGCGTCGGCGGCGATGACCCCGGAGGAGGCGGAGTTCATGCTGCTCTTGGAGGCCGAGCTCGACAAGTTCAATTCCTTCTTCGTCGAGAAGGAGGAAGAGTACATCATCCGCCAGAAGGTCCCTTCCCGACTGCCCAATCCGTCCCCCTTCCTTCCCCAATGGTTTTGGTGTTCCTTGATCTGATCGGATTGTTGGGGTTTGCGGTCCTGGTTCGGTGGAGCAGGAGCTGCAGGACCGGGTAGCGAGAGCGGCCGGCCGGGAGTCCAAGGAGGAGCTCATGCGGGTGCGCAAGGAGATCGTCGACTTCCACGGCGAGATGGTGCTGCTCGAGAACTACAGCGCCCTCAACTACACCGGTGAGTCCTCGGCCGCACGCCCCCGTCCCGCCGCATCACATTAGGTGTTGCTTTCATGTCGCTCTGATGTTTAATTATTCATGAACTTGTTAGCTTCTGTTATCGCTCTGAAGTTTTGTGTCTGTGTGTTTCGTCGAGTAAGTAGGCTAATCAAGTAAGGTAGCCTGGATTGTGAATCTTTGGAGGAAGCAAGAGTTATTACCAGCAGGGGTCAAGAAGGAGACGACCTGCCGTGCCTCCAGGCAACTATGTCTTGCTTGTCAGTGAGGGGGCGCTCTTGTCGCTGTCAAGGATAATAGATACTAATAGCGCAGTTGAAATGGCACATGCATTTTTCCTCACTATCAATGaaataaaaatactaaagaCCGAGCTGCGGCGAGAAATCGGCAAGCTGCGATAAGTAGACTTTTGATTTATCGCGAGAAATTAGAGATCTCAGGTTACAGAGTGCAAGTACATCATTTATTTTCCAAACATATGGTTTATACAATACCAAATCACATGTTCGTTTCGGACACATCCTGTTTCTCTCCACTGctatttgtaaaattcatacgTGCTTCTTCCCCTGTAAACTGAATTTTATATGGCGTGGTGAACCGATAGTCAATCAAATATTCAGTTAGTTGATGGtaaataaatgtaacaacagaaaataaatggaaaaaaagCTTTTCTTTTCAATTGTCACCATGCATCGCATGTCCAATAGGTTTTGAGATTCACATGGTATGCTGAGCTCTTCTCCCGTCGTGCGTCGTGGATAAAGGAGTAGATCCTATCCTGACCGTGgtacctcccccccccccccccctcttcaaTTCATAAGCCACATATCTGAAATATGCTTAATCAGTGTTATGTTGGCAATTTGCATCTTCTCGTAAAAGTGCTTATTCAGTGTTCAGTTTAGATGTTCTCcagtatttttttaataaaaaaactggAGAAGTGAAGATGTGACTCTGTTCTAGATTTATGTTGCTACTTTTGCAAGCTTCATCAACTGAGCTGAATCCTTTCTGGTAGGTTGAGATGCATTTGCCGACTATAACTTAACCTATAATGCAAGATTGATTTGCTAGTAGTACACCGGTAGGCTACTCACATAAAGTCAAATCTCGCTAGCTGTGATGAACTTGAAAGCAATGAGTAGTTGCTTTGCGTCATCTTCTGCTCTAGCATATAGTGGCTTCAGTGGATGTGCTGTTACCATTCACCTTAATTTCAAGCCTTTTATTTTGGCTGCTCCTGTTACCTTTACATCGACGCAAGCTGTAAGGCATCAAAGTGATGGTTCATCCGATAAGCCTGTCAATGATCAGAAAATGTATCGCTAACAACACTGTGGCCTGGTCCCCCATCTCCCACTTGCATGTAAAGTGTTCTTCTGGTCTAATGTATTTGTTTTACTGATGTGTAATTGGATGGAGCGTGCATGCGGTTTCAATGTCACAGGGAACCATTAGTTTGACCGCAAATGTTaatatgcatgtttttttttttgttctggaGTCAAGCATGTACCCAGACACAGTTATTTGAGTTACTCTCTGTTCTTTGATCTCGTGACTTTAAAAACTAACTAAATTGGATTTGAAGTCTAGACTAGTTCAGCTGACTTTCTGACTGACACTCAAATATTAAGGGCCTGTTGTTTTGGGATGCAGATCCCTGAGATTTAGTACAAACTTGaactaaatcctaaaaattcCTAGAGTGATCCTCCtcttccaaacaggccctaaaaaCCTTACAGTCTTGAAGCTTTACTGTTGCGCATAGTGATAAGCTGGTTTGTTATTTACAGAAGCCAATACCCTCACAGGAGGCAAGGCAACATGGTTGCACCAGCTAAGAGTCGGGCCATGGCGCCAGATCATACTTGACCAAGTTGTTAGAATTTGTTAGTTTAGATGATTTCCAATTGGTTTAATTGTTAGCATCGGTTTAGATAAGATCTCTTAAAGATCACGTCGGTTAGCTTTGGATTGTAATCAGCCAGACTATATTAGGCTCGCCCTCTCTCATGATAATCAAGCATTGAAAAATCAATCTATTACCTCATCTCCCTTCTCTACTCTTTAATCTCCTTGCTGGCTTGACGTCTCACCAGCGTCAGCACAACCACCACAGGCAGGAAACCAGCCAAGGAGCGGCCGGCAACCTCCCACACCTATCCTACCAGGTCATTGCCTCTGGGATGTGACATGATTTTATTCTGTAAACTGTTCAATATAAACCTTCTAATTATCAATTAATttcttgttgttatatatctgaaCTGGAATGCTTTACCGTTTGAGCTCTGTTACTGTGTGATACCTTTTATGTTGCCCGTTCTTTAGTTATTTGGTTCTGGTCCATTTCACATGCTTTTGCTAATAGGAAATTACAAGCGTTTGAAACCTTTGATCATCATCATTTCCCAATGTAGTGTTGGCTGTTGCATTTGAGTTGACCAATGGTGCCTTTTGGCATCCTATTCTTTTACAGAATGCTATCATGTTTGTCTTTCATGAATGGAAATCTCCGGCCATGCCCTGAGACTTAAGGTTCACTAGTGAGGCACATCATTAGGCTGTTTCAGAATGGAAATCATATGGCTGTGCTGTTTCAGAAGTCACAGCCTGTTAGTCATACAAAGACAATACAGTATTTTACTCACAAATACACATGTTTTTTGTGTGTCAATTTCCGTAGATATCAAAGTAGTGctttttttaattgaatttgagtttaggagaAATTGTTACCTATTTTTTCTATAGTCCATAACAATTTCAAATTGAAATGTAGTTGTTTGCTACAAAACACCGATACGCCATTGACCGAGCGTATCAGTATCGGATACGGTATCCAATACGGATACAACTCTGATATGGCAAGGATACGTATATGTCGCGTATCgggaaaaaaagataaaaacaaaaattggaTACGGACGTGATACTTGGTCCATACATCTCCAATACGGCTCAACCCAAGTCGGGAAGAGGAggggatggcggcggcggaggggggaAAGGAGGAGGCAGAGGCGAGGGAGAGGCTGAtgcggcggcgagggaggggGCAGCGGTTggggtgaggaggtggaggcaaCGGCGGGGgtgaggaggcggaggcggaggcgggagcggcggcggtgggggcgAGGTGGCGGAGGTGGCTGCGGGGGCGTGAGGTAGCAGCGGGAGGAGAGGCGGGTGGAAGCAGAGGTGGAGAGGAGAGTAGTGAGGGCTCGAGAGTGGGGTGGGGGTGTTAGTTAGGGTAAGGGATGGGTCAGTTGTTGTGCCTGGATGGGCTGAAAAATGGCAGCCCAATACATctgatcttttttcttttttattcttttttttcttattataaACATGTAATGCATTTGCTCGTATATTTATGTGGACTAGTCATGAATGTAAAAAACATAGTAGTTGCAATGCAAAATTAATTGCACAACATATTTTCTCTAATTCAATTTTCCTGCTATTATTATATGCaccatattaattatttttaaaaaaatagtaaaacgtATCTGTGTATTGAGTTTTTTGGGAAAATGGCATATCCACGTATCCGCATCGATACCGATACACGTATCCGTATCAGTGCTACATAGGTTGTTGACTTCTGCCTAGAATAATCAGTTCAGTAAAGTAAACATGCTTGCTGAATTGTTTGTATACGATAATTCTGGTGGTTGGATTTTACTGTGTCAAAGCACAGTGGTGTTGTCGACCTTATAGGCTTCTGCTTTGTCTTAACCACTTGTGCTCATGGAGTTATGGATTAGTGTTCTTCGTATCTTAGCTATCTAGATTTTCCATCACTGTATATTCTGATGTCCCTTGTCATGTACAGGATTGGTTAAGATTCTCAAGAAGTATGACAAGAGAACTGGAGCCCTGATCCGGCTGCCCTTCATCCAGAAAGTCCTGCAGCAGCCTTTCTTCACCACTGACCTCCTATTCAAGCTAGTGAAGCAGTGCGAAGCCATGCTGGAGCTGCTCCTACCAATAAACGAACCATCTGTATCAATTGAAGATGGAAAAGGAGATAGCAATGATGAGAAGCCTGCAAAGCCCAGTTCTTCCTTGGTAAAAGGCGGTGGTATTCCAGAGTTAGATGAGATTGAGTACATGGAGAGCATGTACATGAAGAGTACGGTCGCCGCACTTAGGTCACTGAAGGAGATCCGGAGCAAGAGTTCGACTGTCAGCGTGTTCTCGTTGCCACCTCTTCAGGGCAACAATGCACCGGAAGAGCCGGAGAGGTGGAACAAAATACCTGTGATAGAGCAGGCCGCCAAATGACAGGATGAATGCACGACATCGGATGCCCTCTACTCGTGACAACATTAATCTTGACATTTGCTGGAGATGGGACTGGGATCTACTCTCCCTGTTGTATATTCAGTAATTTGTACGAACTCAGGTTTCCTAACAGT
The sequence above is drawn from the Phragmites australis chromosome 10, lpPhrAust1.1, whole genome shotgun sequence genome and encodes:
- the LOC133883462 gene encoding SPX domain-containing protein 1-like, translating into MKFGKSLSGQIVETLPEWRDKFLSYKDLKKRLKLIGAGGRAERQPKRARRDDAGEADASAAMTPEEAEFMLLLEAELDKFNSFFVEKEEEYIIRQKELQDRVARAAGRESKEELMRVRKEIVDFHGEMVLLENYSALNYTGLVKILKKYDKRTGALIRLPFIQKVLQQPFFTTDLLFKLVKQCEAMLELLLPINEPSVSIEDGKGDSNDEKPAKPSSSLVKGGGIPELDEIEYMESMYMKSTVAALRSLKEIRSKSSTVSVFSLPPLQGNNAPEEPERWNKIPVIEQAAK